From one Marinobacter sp. LV10MA510-1 genomic stretch:
- a CDS encoding type I restriction-modification enzyme R subunit C-terminal domain-containing protein, whose product MVGRATRRCDDIGKTVFRIYDPVDIYAALQDVNTMKPLVKNPDITLEQLAEELTDPQKLEAALHSPGEQQGETQADVVLSQLSQKLVRVLRKANKKAENRERNQTYGTHKRPEDYLDEFSRFISEQLNQSAALSVVVNKPRDLTRQQLREVKLLLDNHGYSEAHLQSAVRKQTNKDIAASIIGHIRRAALGEALIPFEQRVATAMGNIYTRHSWTPAQRKWLDRLAKQLVHEVIIDRDFVNNRFAEDGGAKRMEKVLGDQLDVVLEELNDAMWPLQSA is encoded by the coding sequence ATGGTAGGCCGCGCCACACGCCGTTGCGACGACATTGGCAAAACCGTATTCCGCATTTACGACCCGGTGGACATCTACGCCGCACTGCAAGACGTCAACACCATGAAGCCCTTGGTGAAAAATCCCGACATTACCCTAGAGCAGCTGGCCGAAGAACTCACCGACCCACAAAAACTCGAAGCCGCGCTGCACAGCCCTGGCGAACAACAGGGCGAAACCCAAGCCGACGTGGTGTTAAGCCAGCTCAGCCAAAAACTGGTGCGGGTGCTGCGCAAAGCCAATAAAAAAGCCGAAAACCGCGAGCGCAACCAAACCTACGGCACCCACAAACGCCCCGAAGACTACCTGGACGAGTTCAGCCGGTTCATCAGCGAACAACTCAACCAGTCAGCGGCCCTGTCCGTTGTCGTCAACAAACCCCGCGACCTGACACGCCAGCAACTACGCGAAGTAAAACTGCTGCTGGATAACCACGGCTACTCCGAAGCCCACCTGCAAAGCGCCGTGCGTAAACAAACCAACAAAGACATCGCCGCCAGCATCATCGGCCACATTCGCCGTGCCGCCCTGGGCGAGGCGCTGATTCCTTTTGAACAGCGCGTAGCCACCGCCATGGGCAACATCTACACCCGCCACAGCTGGACCCCCGCCCAGCGCAAATGGCTAGACCGCCTGGCAAAACAGCTGGTGCACGAAGTGATCATCGACCGCGACTTCGTCAACAATCGCTTCGCCGAAGACGGCGGCGCCAAACGCATGGAAAAAGTGCTGGGGGATCAGCTAGATGTGGTGCTGGAAGAGTTGAATGATGCCATGTGGCCGTTGCAGTCGGCGTAA
- a CDS encoding TRAP transporter large permease has translation MNLSPEMLTLVMFAGLIVGLFMGHPLAFVLGGVAVIGALLGPGLNVMGTLINNIYGNAMDNYVLVAIPLFVLMARFLNDSGVTEKMFDAMRLLLANLRGGLALTVVIVSVLLAATTGIVGASIAVMGMIALVPMLKYGYNKELSAGVIMASGCLGILIPPSIMLILMASYSPVSVGALFAGALVPGLILGVMYALYVLIICYLKPDYGPKVPAEERAQTSTGQLVVMLFKYVLPPMALILGVLGALFTGLATATEASAIGVFIAFLLFMIFGDRKLKTCYNTLIDASKTTTMVMLVLVGATAFTGVFSRGGGMSVISDVVLAMPGGTTGALILMLFLVFILGMFLDWTGIVLLSFPIMLPIVEAMGVDMLWFVVMVAVVLQTSFLTPPFGYALFYLKGVAPPGVEIVDLYKAVIPFVALIVLACLLLAIFPWLITGLPAIMLG, from the coding sequence ATGAATTTAAGTCCGGAAATGCTCACCTTGGTTATGTTCGCGGGATTGATAGTGGGTCTGTTCATGGGCCACCCTCTGGCGTTTGTTCTGGGTGGCGTCGCGGTCATCGGTGCCCTTTTAGGGCCCGGATTGAATGTGATGGGCACGCTGATCAACAACATCTATGGCAATGCCATGGATAACTACGTGCTGGTAGCGATCCCGTTATTTGTATTGATGGCGCGGTTTCTGAACGACTCGGGGGTCACCGAGAAAATGTTCGATGCCATGCGCCTGTTACTGGCGAACCTGCGTGGTGGTCTGGCATTGACGGTGGTCATAGTCTCAGTGCTGTTGGCTGCAACCACCGGCATCGTGGGCGCCTCGATAGCGGTGATGGGCATGATCGCTCTTGTGCCGATGCTCAAGTATGGCTACAACAAGGAGCTCAGTGCCGGGGTAATCATGGCCAGCGGTTGCCTGGGAATCCTGATTCCGCCCAGTATCATGCTGATCCTGATGGCTAGCTACTCGCCGGTCTCGGTAGGGGCTCTGTTTGCAGGTGCCTTGGTACCGGGGTTGATATTGGGGGTAATGTACGCGCTTTACGTCTTGATCATCTGTTACCTCAAGCCCGATTATGGCCCGAAGGTGCCTGCTGAAGAGCGCGCCCAAACGAGCACCGGCCAACTGGTCGTCATGCTGTTCAAGTATGTTCTTCCGCCTATGGCATTAATTCTTGGGGTATTGGGGGCCTTGTTCACCGGTTTGGCCACGGCCACGGAAGCCTCAGCCATCGGGGTATTCATCGCCTTTTTGCTGTTCATGATTTTCGGGGACCGCAAGCTCAAGACCTGCTACAACACCCTGATCGATGCCAGCAAGACCACTACCATGGTCATGCTGGTACTGGTAGGGGCCACGGCGTTCACCGGGGTTTTCTCCCGGGGTGGCGGTATGAGCGTGATCAGCGATGTGGTGTTAGCCATGCCCGGCGGCACTACAGGGGCATTGATTCTAATGCTGTTCTTAGTGTTTATTCTGGGTATGTTCCTCGACTGGACTGGCATTGTGCTGCTCAGCTTCCCGATCATGTTGCCTATCGTTGAAGCCATGGGGGTTGATATGTTGTGGTTCGTGGTGATGGTCGCCGTGGTACTGCAAACCTCGTTCCTGACGCCGCCGTTTGGCTACGCCCTGTTCTATTTGAAGGGGGTGGCGCCGCCCGGAGTGGAAATCGTCGATCTGTATAAGGCGGTAATTCCGTTCGTAGCCTTGATCGTCTTGGCATGTCTACTGCTGGCAATCTTCCCTTGGTTGATTACCGGTTTACCGGCCATCATGTTGGGTTGA
- a CDS encoding gamma-glutamylcyclotransferase — MIFADDTRKDGLVDIARQIAASEGPSGRNRDYLLNLATALRALGDDDPHVFALESYLR, encoded by the coding sequence ATGATTTTTGCTGATGACACCCGCAAAGATGGCCTGGTGGATATCGCCAGGCAGATCGCTGCCTCTGAAGGCCCGAGCGGTCGTAATCGCGATTATCTGCTGAACCTGGCCACCGCGTTGCGAGCACTGGGTGACGATGACCCCCATGTGTTCGCACTTGAAAGCTACTTGCGCTGA
- a CDS encoding type II toxin-antitoxin system Phd/YefM family antitoxin: MSEITATEARSKLYRLIAETAESHQPIVIMGKRNKAVLVSEDDWTAIQETLYLLSVPGMRESIREGMETPMDECDGELNFWR, translated from the coding sequence ATGAGCGAAATTACAGCAACTGAAGCTCGTAGCAAACTTTACCGGCTGATTGCCGAAACCGCCGAATCTCATCAGCCAATCGTTATTATGGGTAAGCGAAACAAAGCCGTTTTGGTTTCCGAGGACGATTGGACGGCTATCCAAGAGACGCTTTACCTGCTGTCTGTACCGGGTATGCGAGAGTCTATTCGTGAGGGGATGGAAACCCCTATGGACGAATGCGATGGGGAGCTGAACTTCTGGCGCTAA
- a CDS encoding RidA family protein produces MTAPIFHMVKKAPTPVGPFCHATEVDGWVFLTGQMPTDPNDADAALPEGIEAQTRRVMDNLILVLEGMSLGFPDVASVRIFLTEFKRDFYPMNDVYTSYFPKEKLPSRTCIGVTALAVDSLVEIDVIARR; encoded by the coding sequence ATGACTGCACCCATATTTCATATGGTTAAGAAGGCACCAACGCCCGTCGGACCGTTTTGTCACGCCACCGAAGTAGACGGATGGGTGTTTTTGACCGGGCAGATGCCAACTGACCCTAATGATGCAGACGCCGCGCTTCCTGAAGGCATCGAGGCGCAGACACGCCGCGTCATGGATAACCTTATACTGGTACTTGAGGGCATGAGTCTGGGCTTTCCGGACGTGGCTTCAGTGCGGATTTTTCTGACCGAATTTAAACGCGATTTTTATCCTATGAACGATGTTTACACATCGTATTTTCCGAAAGAGAAATTACCTTCCCGGACCTGTATCGGTGTTACGGCACTAGCGGTGGACTCACTGGTCGAGATAGATGTAATCGCCCGTCGATAA
- a CDS encoding competence/damage-inducible protein A, producing the protein MNSTPIPRFGLILIGDELLNGRKQDAHLAAMITRFEERGLEVSWVRTIADEGELIIQTLAQTFASPDVVFSFGGIGATPDDLTRQCAAAALGLGLALHREAEAEIRSRLGSRLNPLHLRMGEFPVGSRIIPNPINGIPGFAIHRHHFVPGFPRMAWPMVEWVLDHDYVDYQAVNRTVSQTLVLTDTSEGPLIPLMELLLAEYPDLRLACLPHADGRREVELSLKGDPAQVVAGMSRLRELLQDLEG; encoded by the coding sequence ATGAACAGCACACCTATACCCCGTTTTGGTCTTATTCTCATCGGTGACGAGTTGTTGAACGGCCGCAAGCAGGACGCCCACCTGGCCGCCATGATTACGCGGTTTGAAGAGCGTGGACTGGAGGTGTCGTGGGTGCGCACGATCGCGGATGAGGGTGAGTTGATCATCCAGACCCTGGCGCAAACCTTTGCCAGCCCGGACGTGGTGTTCAGCTTCGGCGGCATTGGTGCGACTCCGGACGACTTGACCCGCCAGTGCGCGGCCGCGGCCCTGGGGTTAGGCCTTGCCCTGCATCGCGAAGCCGAGGCGGAAATCCGGTCACGGCTGGGTTCACGATTGAATCCGCTGCATCTGCGCATGGGGGAGTTTCCGGTCGGCAGCCGAATCATTCCTAATCCGATCAACGGCATTCCCGGTTTCGCCATTCATCGCCATCATTTTGTGCCCGGCTTTCCCAGAATGGCCTGGCCGATGGTGGAGTGGGTGCTGGATCATGATTACGTCGACTATCAAGCGGTCAATCGCACCGTGAGCCAGACCCTGGTGCTGACCGATACGTCGGAAGGGCCGCTGATTCCATTGATGGAGTTGCTGCTGGCGGAGTATCCGGATTTACGCCTGGCCTGCCTGCCCCATGCGGACGGTCGACGCGAGGTGGAGCTGAGCCTGAAGGGCGACCCGGCACAAGTAGTCGCAGGGATGAGCCGTTTGCGAGAGTTATTGCAGGATCTTGAAGGCTGA
- the dctP gene encoding TRAP transporter substrate-binding protein DctP: MNKKIQFAIAGLATGIALASLAATAQAQEKWTMTTTWPDNLALIEIDRHWVDLANKLTGDELEINFRAGGTLMPGTEVFDATETGSIEASGDWPGYWAGRSPAFSPLATTTSLFNGVDYLNWIQQWGGFELYQEVYGKYNMVYLPYGITNNESGFMGRTPIKGLADLDGKRIRLSGRDQGRVLEELGGSQVTLAGGEIYQAIERGVIDAGEFSTPGVDYEAGFAEVAEYWATPGWHQSASVFGVMINKDAWDALSKETQEKLKIAADATLAWSLSWSERGSTEGTIKFQEAGVEINQFSEADLARIQDITNEVIVRGACEDKMHAKIYHSMISYMEHYANWRDLTVPFNMSRTIDNLPSLKEIEACL; the protein is encoded by the coding sequence ATGAACAAAAAAATTCAATTTGCCATCGCCGGTCTAGCTACCGGTATCGCCCTTGCATCCCTTGCCGCTACTGCTCAAGCCCAGGAAAAGTGGACCATGACCACCACTTGGCCGGACAACTTGGCGCTGATCGAAATCGATCGCCATTGGGTTGACCTAGCCAACAAGCTGACCGGTGACGAGCTGGAAATCAACTTCCGTGCCGGCGGCACCTTGATGCCTGGCACCGAAGTGTTTGATGCCACCGAAACCGGCAGCATTGAAGCCTCGGGTGATTGGCCCGGTTACTGGGCAGGCCGCAGCCCCGCCTTCTCGCCGCTCGCCACCACCACCAGCCTGTTCAACGGCGTGGATTATCTGAACTGGATTCAACAATGGGGTGGTTTCGAGCTGTACCAAGAAGTCTACGGCAAGTACAACATGGTCTACCTGCCGTACGGTATCACCAATAACGAGTCCGGCTTCATGGGTCGTACCCCCATCAAAGGTCTAGCGGACCTCGACGGCAAGCGCATCCGTCTTTCTGGACGTGACCAAGGACGCGTTCTGGAGGAACTCGGCGGCTCACAGGTCACCCTCGCCGGCGGTGAAATCTACCAAGCCATCGAGCGCGGCGTGATCGACGCCGGTGAATTTTCCACGCCAGGCGTCGACTACGAGGCCGGCTTTGCTGAAGTGGCGGAATACTGGGCCACGCCTGGCTGGCATCAGTCCGCCAGCGTATTCGGTGTCATGATCAACAAGGATGCCTGGGACGCACTTTCCAAAGAAACCCAAGAGAAGCTGAAGATTGCGGCTGACGCCACCCTGGCCTGGTCACTTTCCTGGTCCGAGCGCGGCTCCACCGAAGGCACCATCAAGTTCCAGGAAGCCGGTGTCGAAATCAACCAATTCTCCGAGGCAGACCTGGCACGCATTCAGGACATCACCAATGAAGTGATCGTTCGCGGGGCCTGTGAAGATAAGATGCACGCCAAGATTTACCATTCCATGATCAGCTACATGGAGCATTACGCTAACTGGCGTGATCTTACCGTACCCTTCAACATGAGCCGCACCATCGACAATCTGCCCTCTCTGAAAGAAATCGAAGCCTGCCTTTAA
- a CDS encoding PEP-CTERM sorting domain-containing protein (PEP-CTERM proteins occur, often in large numbers, in the proteomes of bacteria that also encode an exosortase, a predicted intramembrane cysteine proteinase. The presence of a PEP-CTERM domain at a protein's C-terminus predicts cleavage within the sorting domain, followed by covalent anchoring to some some component of the (usually Gram-negative) cell surface. Many PEP-CTERM proteins exhibit an unusual sequence composition that includes large numbers of potential glycosylation sites. Expression of one such protein has been shown restore the ability of a bacterium to form floc, a type of biofilm.), producing the protein MISNKKKADIVLATTFILAMPAAALAAPISDLDNQPWQTSLTAADGTAEIVDLTGFGGNLENNAPLQTGAVKLQTGSTTGSRAEIQLRPIGGFGTVNDLFDTNLSFSYSMYKGSTGAAEPAPSFKMQFYNSSPTLNQGGYTQLIFEPYWNQLGAEGSSSAVPAGDWTDYTVNFTSGLLWSTGGFGASNSAGGPPLRSLEDWLSTLNADFGDANLFGISLGMGTNTPNQIGYVDNVSINAGNYSKTFDFEAAVEVPAPASLPLLLIGLLGMAAKRFRRHS; encoded by the coding sequence ATGATAAGCAATAAAAAGAAAGCAGATATCGTCCTCGCAACGACCTTCATACTCGCAATGCCTGCAGCTGCGTTGGCGGCACCTATATCGGACCTCGACAACCAACCCTGGCAAACAAGCCTGACTGCTGCAGATGGAACAGCGGAAATTGTTGATCTGACCGGGTTCGGCGGTAACCTTGAAAACAATGCGCCATTGCAAACGGGGGCGGTAAAGCTTCAGACCGGGTCGACAACTGGTTCACGTGCTGAAATTCAGCTTCGTCCTATTGGCGGTTTTGGGACTGTCAATGACCTTTTTGATACGAACCTCTCGTTTAGTTATTCGATGTACAAGGGTAGCACCGGTGCTGCAGAACCAGCTCCTTCGTTCAAAATGCAGTTCTACAATTCTTCCCCAACTTTAAATCAAGGTGGATATACTCAGCTGATTTTTGAACCTTACTGGAACCAGCTTGGTGCTGAAGGTTCAAGCTCTGCGGTACCGGCTGGTGACTGGACTGACTATACCGTCAATTTTACTAGCGGACTGCTGTGGAGCACCGGTGGTTTTGGTGCGAGCAATAGTGCAGGCGGGCCGCCATTACGTTCCCTAGAGGATTGGCTGTCTACGCTAAATGCCGACTTCGGTGACGCTAATTTATTCGGTATCAGTTTGGGCATGGGCACGAATACCCCCAACCAGATTGGTTACGTCGATAATGTCAGTATCAACGCCGGGAATTACTCGAAGACATTTGATTTCGAGGCCGCGGTCGAAGTACCAGCGCCAGCATCACTGCCATTGCTCTTGATTGGGTTGCTTGGGATGGCCGCAAAGAGGTTTCGTCGCCATTCGTAA
- a CDS encoding Fic family protein — protein sequence MVEPTQISFCMIFLKKSYTTNFLYDGLNTSRFASARTQNSIQKEANLAMEPYTPDALPLQNLDYGQLITLVGEANSKLAEYSGLLQGIVNPDVMLSPLTQQEAVLSSKIEGTQATVEEVLEREAGQKFDSRKNEDINEILNYRKALMLSQDYLRDGRPITLSLLLQLHGILLDSVRGQNKSPGQFRKEQNWIGRANCDIEQATFVPPNPLQLPNYLEAWEHYLKHSDFDVLAQAAIVHAQFELLHPFQDGNGRIGRLLIPLFLFSKQRLSSPMFYLSEYIESHRDEYYQRLAAISQQADWTGWIKFFLGGIIEQAETNLLRVRRIMALYEITKAWIRETTHSQHATLLLDGIFDRPIFSTSDFAKWTGIQRQTLHGLLRQLVQDDGPLIVIKEGQGSRAAIYAFPELLNICEGRDVFPTTNNG from the coding sequence ATGGTAGAACCGACACAAATAAGCTTTTGTATGATATTTTTAAAAAAATCATACACAACCAATTTTCTGTATGATGGACTGAACACAAGCAGATTTGCATCTGCTAGAACGCAAAATAGTATACAAAAAGAGGCGAATCTTGCCATGGAACCTTACACCCCAGATGCCTTACCACTACAGAATCTTGACTACGGACAGCTGATTACACTGGTCGGTGAGGCCAACTCTAAGCTGGCAGAATACAGCGGGTTATTGCAGGGCATCGTCAATCCTGACGTTATGCTCTCGCCTCTGACCCAACAAGAAGCCGTACTTTCCTCGAAAATAGAGGGTACACAGGCAACCGTTGAAGAAGTTCTCGAACGAGAGGCCGGGCAGAAGTTCGATAGCCGTAAAAACGAAGACATCAACGAAATTCTGAATTACCGAAAAGCTCTGATGCTGTCTCAGGATTACCTGAGGGATGGCCGCCCCATCACACTCAGCCTGTTACTTCAGCTACACGGCATTTTGCTGGACAGCGTGCGCGGGCAAAACAAATCGCCAGGGCAGTTCAGAAAAGAACAGAACTGGATTGGCCGCGCAAACTGCGATATTGAACAAGCCACGTTCGTACCACCAAACCCTTTGCAGCTTCCAAACTACCTTGAAGCTTGGGAACACTATTTAAAACACAGCGATTTTGATGTGCTGGCACAGGCTGCCATTGTCCATGCACAGTTTGAATTATTACACCCGTTTCAAGATGGCAACGGTCGTATCGGGCGTTTGCTGATCCCTCTTTTTCTTTTTTCAAAGCAACGGCTCTCAAGCCCAATGTTTTACCTGTCCGAATATATTGAATCCCACCGTGACGAGTATTATCAACGCCTTGCAGCCATTTCACAGCAGGCGGACTGGACCGGGTGGATCAAATTCTTCTTGGGCGGCATCATCGAACAGGCAGAAACCAACCTGCTCCGGGTTCGACGCATCATGGCGCTTTACGAAATCACCAAAGCCTGGATTCGGGAAACCACCCACTCCCAACACGCAACCTTGCTATTGGATGGAATTTTTGACCGCCCAATCTTCAGCACCAGCGACTTTGCCAAATGGACAGGTATACAACGGCAAACCCTACATGGCTTGCTGCGCCAACTAGTACAAGACGATGGCCCCCTGATTGTGATTAAAGAAGGCCAAGGCAGCAGAGCGGCAATTTACGCCTTTCCCGAACTGCTTAACATTTGCGAGGGGCGAGACGTTTTCCCGACGACCAATAACGGTTGA
- a CDS encoding competence/damage-inducible protein A — protein MMNSTPISRFGLILIGDELLNGRKQDAHLAAMITRFEERGLELSWVRTIADDSELITQTLAQTFASPDVVFSFGGIGATPDDLTRQCAAAALGIGLALHPEAEAEIRLQLGSRLNSLHLRMGEFPVGSRIIPNPINGIPGFAIHRHHFVPGFPRMAWPMVEWVLDHDYIDYQASNRTVSQTLVLTDTSEGPLIPLMELLLAEYPDLRLACLPHANGRREVELSLRGDPAQVVAGMSRLRELLQELAG, from the coding sequence ATGATGAATAGCACACCCATATCCCGTTTCGGTCTCATTCTTATTGGTGACGAGCTGTTGAACGGCCGCAAGCAGGACGCTCATCTGGCCGCCATGATTACGCGGTTTGAAGAACGCGGGCTGGAGTTGTCTTGGGTGCGCACCATTGCGGATGACAGTGAGCTGATCACCCAAACGCTTGCGCAAACCTTTGCCAGCCCAGACGTGGTGTTCAGCTTCGGCGGCATTGGCGCGACTCCAGACGATCTGACCCGCCAGTGCGCGGCCGCGGCTCTGGGGATAGGCCTTGCACTGCATCCGGAAGCCGAGGCGGAAATTCGGTTACAACTGGGCTCACGGTTAAATTCATTGCACCTGCGCATGGGGGAGTTCCCAGTCGGCAGCCGAATTATCCCCAACCCGATCAACGGAATTCCCGGTTTCGCCATCCATCGCCATCATTTTGTACCCGGCTTTCCCAGAATGGCCTGGCCGATGGTGGAGTGGGTGCTGGATCATGATTACATCGACTATCAGGCGTCCAATCGCACTGTGAGCCAGACCCTGGTGTTGACCGATACGTCGGAAGGGCCGTTGATTCCATTGATGGAGTTGCTGCTGGCGGAGTATCCGGATTTGCGCCTGGCCTGCCTGCCCCATGCGAACGGTCGACGCGAGGTGGAGCTGAGCCTGAGGGGCGACCCGGCACAAGTGGTCGCAGGGATGAGCCGTTTGCGAGAGTTATTGCAGGAGCTGGCGGGCTGA
- a CDS encoding gamma-glutamylcyclotransferase, with the protein MSFDTTEHNRRRYCFDGLESVWLFGYGSLIYKVDFPFLEQRPAAIEGWARRFWQGSHDHRGTPDAPGRVVTLIEAPNICCKGMAYRVSPEVFAHLDVREKNGYLRFATPMMFADGTREEGLVYIATEDNAAFLGPADDADIASQIAAAEGPSGRNRDYLLSLATALRTLGDDDPHVFALESYLR; encoded by the coding sequence ATGTCTTTTGACACCACAGAACATAACCGCCGGCGCTACTGCTTTGATGGGCTAGAGTCGGTGTGGTTGTTTGGTTATGGCTCGCTTATCTACAAAGTCGACTTTCCCTTTCTGGAGCAGCGCCCGGCAGCCATTGAAGGTTGGGCTCGCCGGTTCTGGCAGGGGTCCCATGATCACCGTGGCACACCCGATGCGCCAGGCCGCGTGGTCACTCTGATCGAAGCGCCCAACATTTGCTGCAAAGGTATGGCTTACCGGGTCTCGCCTGAGGTGTTTGCGCACCTGGATGTGCGGGAGAAAAATGGCTATCTACGGTTTGCTACGCCGATGATGTTTGCGGATGGCACCCGCGAAGAGGGCCTGGTGTATATCGCCACCGAAGACAACGCGGCTTTTCTCGGTCCCGCCGACGATGCGGACATCGCCAGCCAGATTGCGGCCGCTGAAGGCCCCAGCGGTCGTAACCGTGATTATCTTCTGAGCCTGGCCACCGCATTGCGAACGCTGGGTGACGATGACCCTCACGTGTTTGCGCTTGAGAGCTATCTGCGCTGA
- a CDS encoding TRAP transporter small permease subunit, whose translation MNAIAKAIDRLNDVFGRIIAPLIAIIALIVLYDIALRFFTDRPSDWAFDITKMLFGAHFMLMAAYGLRHHVHVEVDVIKRLLSRKKQAVLDIIGYLIFFVPFMWVLTSLGWNFFMRSFSRGETTYGMVSIPVYPIKGVIFVAAALILLQGIAIFIRAIQQLREERT comes from the coding sequence ATGAATGCAATTGCCAAGGCGATCGATAGGCTCAATGATGTTTTCGGGCGAATCATTGCGCCACTGATTGCCATCATCGCGCTAATCGTTCTTTACGATATCGCGTTGCGCTTTTTTACCGATCGCCCCAGCGACTGGGCTTTCGACATCACCAAGATGCTTTTCGGCGCCCATTTCATGCTGATGGCAGCTTACGGGCTGCGCCACCATGTTCACGTCGAAGTCGACGTGATCAAACGGCTGCTCTCACGCAAGAAGCAGGCGGTATTGGATATTATCGGCTATCTGATCTTCTTCGTGCCCTTTATGTGGGTGTTAACAAGCCTCGGCTGGAACTTCTTTATGCGTTCGTTCAGCCGCGGCGAAACCACCTATGGCATGGTGTCAATTCCGGTTTACCCTATTAAAGGCGTCATCTTCGTTGCGGCAGCACTGATTCTGCTGCAGGGTATCGCGATCTTCATTCGGGCTATTCAGCAACTGCGTGAGGAGCGAACATGA
- a CDS encoding DUF433 domain-containing protein, whose product MGSHISINNLEASLLVVGLYTPAEAAAYTGIPAAQIRRWLFGYTSGSKHYAGLWLPQLEGEATQALGFHDLLEIRFVHAFRRHGVSLQAIRRASAHARELYNQPYPFTCKRFQTDGRSIFAAVLEETGDDTLLDLVKKQYTFKQVITPSLYRGIEYHNDTAQRWYPLSRNRRVVLDPARNFGKPVLAETGMTVDSIVSTWHGEGQDVRRVAAMYEVPVAEVEAAIQFEQMHYS is encoded by the coding sequence GTGGGAAGTCATATTAGTATCAATAATTTAGAGGCAAGCCTTCTGGTAGTAGGGCTCTACACGCCCGCGGAAGCGGCGGCCTATACCGGGATTCCCGCAGCGCAGATCCGTCGGTGGCTGTTCGGCTATACGTCTGGAAGCAAACATTATGCTGGCCTTTGGTTGCCTCAACTTGAAGGCGAGGCTACGCAGGCCTTGGGATTCCACGACTTACTGGAAATTCGCTTTGTGCATGCATTCCGGCGCCACGGCGTTAGTTTGCAAGCCATTCGCCGGGCCTCCGCTCACGCCCGGGAATTGTACAATCAGCCCTACCCGTTTACCTGCAAGCGCTTCCAAACAGATGGTCGCAGTATTTTTGCCGCCGTTCTGGAAGAAACCGGCGATGACACTCTCTTAGACCTAGTGAAAAAACAATACACCTTCAAACAAGTGATTACCCCGTCGCTATACCGCGGTATTGAATACCACAATGACACAGCCCAGCGCTGGTATCCCCTCAGCCGCAACCGTCGCGTGGTATTAGACCCAGCCCGCAACTTTGGCAAACCTGTTCTAGCTGAAACCGGCATGACAGTAGATTCCATTGTTAGTACCTGGCACGGCGAAGGGCAGGATGTAAGGCGCGTAGCAGCGATGTATGAAGTGCCCGTGGCTGAAGTGGAGGCAGCCATTCAGTTCGAGCAAATGCATTATTCGTAA